The genomic DNA GGGACCGCCAGCTGCTGGGCTTCTACTCGGAGCAGTGCGAGCAGCACTTCGTCACGCTCCTCAGCGCCGTCGACGCCTTCTTCGCGTGCGTCAGCGCCGGGCAGCCGCCGCGCATCTTTGTGGCGCACAGCAAGTTCGTCATCCTCAGCGCACACAAGCTGGTCTTCATCGGGGACACCCTGTCCAGGCAGGCGTCGGCGCCCGACGTGGCGAACCGCGTGATGAACTCCAGCAACGTGCTGTGCGACCTGTTAAAGACGGTGGTGACTGCGACCAAAACGGCCGCCCTGAACTACCCGAACACGGCCGCCATCCAGGAGATGGTGGACAGGGTCACCGACCTCTCGCACCACTCGCAGCAGTTCAAAGAGCAGCTGCTGCAAATGGCTAATTCGtgattttcaaacacacatttcaccaCAGACTCCATGTGTACATTAATCTAACACaaataatgatatatatttacagcctgcatctacagtatatatatatataaacttatactgtatacatgctTTATCCTTTTCGGTCTTTTTGTGGATGTTGTAAATAGGTTGTTCTGtaaatatttgctttattttttttgtgtagattgttttatattatgcATATGTGTAGATGCAGTATTGGTGTTTCTGTAGGACATGTGGACATTTTTCATGACATTCCCGTTGCATATTATGAAGCACCTTATGAGATGTCCAGTCGTTTCCATTTTAACCCGTAAAGAGACGTCGACGTGTGTTATTGCCGGGTGTGAGCGTAAATATTGTAAGTCGAGTTCATGtcggtgtgcgtgcgtgcgtgtgtgtgtgtgtggacgtgtcCACAGAGTAAAAGATTGTTCTTAACCGTGTGACTGTCTTCTTATTTGCGTTGCTGTGTTTGTCGAGTGATTTGTTGCAGTAAAAGCAAAAATGCCGAGCGGTTTGTTGACTTTTGAGgtcaaaaggaaaataacagcaCTGTGCAATTAGGTGTTTTCCCCACTGCTTTTAAAACATTCACATAAAACCTCTGCAGAGTGGGTGAGATGAGAATCTTTAATGAGCGCATTAGAAAGGAAACCACCCAACTCACTTGGGTCCTACAAATacctttacattttaaagctcaCGCTcttgtaccaaagtccatagagaaaatcagtgtttttagctcacagggataTTTATTTTCACGTTTATCAACTttgtaaatctgaacaaaggatttcaaacttcggaattacaaaataacaaatttactgatggaggcagcagtggattaacaactcctgtgtgccttCATGTCAGATCACAGATGTTCtctcagccatgttttcactgaaggAAGTAAGGACCTTATGCAaccccacttcaaaaaaaaaagtgaactatcactttaaatccacaataAGCCGTGCAGACTTGTTCACTAAAGTGGCACAAATAGGGGCGTTTCAAGGGATTTTTGGGACCCAGGGTGAAGGGAACCCTGGGGGTGGAACCATACACTGAACCAGACCATTTAGACAGAAGCTAATCCACCAGCAATTGTTAGCACTGAAAATGTCATCCTTGTCAAAACCAATTAATGAACAAAACCCACCGCTGTCTCATTTTGAAGAATTACGGAGAAATTCTGAACCACCCTAATGACACCTGGTTTTCAATCATGGTGTCATTATAGTCTCCAGTGTGAAGTTGATTTTTACAATCGCTGTCTTTGCTGTGGACTCATGTAATCAGACGTTTGCCCACTGAATTGCAAAATCCCCTAATCAAGAAAAATGTCTCTGTATTACATTCATGAGATAAAAGAGAGTGGATGCTAGATGATAATagtaatcaaaataataattagaggaTTACCAGTAAATCCCTACAGGTGATCAGAGTTCTTTGTGCCGTCTGATCTTAACAAGGGCTCAGTGAAAGAATTTGAAGGGGTAGAGCTGCTGGAGTGAGGTGGCTGTGCCAAACAGTCCTTCACTGTGTTGCAGCACATTAGATATGACACATAAGGAACAATGAGGGGCAAGGAAAGGATGAGACTGTGCTATACACGTTCTCCAGACCATGAGAAATGTGATTTCATTCAGAGCGACCCTATCAGCCGCGGCACATTTCCTCTGCTCCGGAGTAGAGTGAATTGATAAGATGCACTGAATGACCGTGAATCTTTGGCAACTcgaaaaacaaataacttttattttcctcattttcaCCCCCGTGtgcatttgtcttgtttttcattgtagTCTGAGTGAAATGGGGTCTCTGCTGGTGAAAAACCTCCCCTCTATAGATGAATAAATGAGACCATGTTGAGAGGAGATGCCCATGACCACTGTGAGAGCGTGCACCCCCAGCACACAATCCCAAAATCTCATTAAAAATCCTGCAGGCTCACACAGGCTGCCACTTACAAGCAATCGAAGTGTTTTCATTATTCACCGCATTCCTCTCACCGCTCTCCGGGGAgataagagaaagaaaggaattTGCGATGGAGAGACTTTTTACAAAGAGTTCCCATTCTGCAGACAGACACGCTAAATCAGGAGGTGTCACATCCACCTTAAAGCTCTGCCTCCGTTAATCTGCCCAACAAAGGCACAGAGCAGTAACAGTGCAGTTGAGGGGGTTATGAAAAGTTTTCAGttttagacagagagagaagtcGTGATGCCTTTATTGCCGGCTGAGTCGAGTGTCATTCGTTTTTGATGATAGCTGCTGCTGGGATTTAgtcatcagtccatcactgATGCAGAGATAGCCTctagatccatggttctcaaactgtggtaccacCATAGATCAGATaaaaccagggtatgtgatgagagaggagctgaggaattttgactaTTGGTcaatttacattacattcattacCGTTGCTCACTTCTAACTcctgttttaatacattttatattagaaaatgacttttgatacttaagtgcaatatgaaaaaaaatatatacatatgaaaatCATGTGACGTATGACGTGGTCCGAATGAATCACCTGACTGGTTCTCGGTCTGATCGCTGTTCTCCTTGCGAGTGGAGAAGTTGTGAGCGAAAAAAGAAACCGACTCAATCCAAAAATTGCTCATGTACCTCAATAAAAATCTTTGAGCGTTCCCCATCCCACATAATCGCCCCCTGCAATAGCTACACAAGCACACCCACCCTATGCCATGTTTCCAGCACTCTCTCCtcagtaacacaacacacacatcttaGTGTGTGATACTTTAGATAAAGCGTGCTCAAAGCAAAGATGGTTCTGAACAAAAGGTCTTTGCTAAGTAAAGTAGTTTCTCCAACACTGCtcagtgaggtgtgtgtgtgtgtgtgtgcatgtaattAACAGCCTCCTGTTCACCAACTAGCCTGCCTGCCTAATTTGACTGCCGGCTTGCACTCGGCTAGCAGAGGTCACTCTATCTGAAGCTTGAGTAATGAACCCATTTCGGAAAGAATTGGCTCAAGCGGTTCAGTGCTTCAACTTCTACCgtagtcattttctggtgagatacttgtacttttactcaagtattccTTCCACAGTTCACAGTCTGGACTCAACAGCTGCAGAAAGTGTGTGATTCTGGGGCCAAACAAGACGAGATCGAGCTGAAGCTGCAGTCTGTTCAGTCCCCTGCAGCGGCTGATTGTCCTCTCCCTCCGCGATGACATCGCGTCTAGCAGGTATTGGACTGCCGAGATGGAAATTTGCGGCGATACGCGAGAGGCACCTGTAATCAAAAAGTCAGCCGCTCGAGTCTCCGCTGCCTGAGCAAACACGATTAAAGGTCATCACAGAGATGATGTGTAAGACCTACAGTGCAGGGAGCAACAAGCACAGCTCTGCTCTCGCTgcatatatatagagagagagaggagcagtgGAGAGTCTATGTCATTTCCTTGGCTTACCACAATCATTTCCTGTAAAGTATTTGCAGGCTCTGAAATTACAGCTTCATTGCTCTGCGGGGCCTCCTTCTCTCAAAAAGGCCCCAGCTGCAGGCCGACATGCGGCCAGAGCTGAGGGAGAGGTGGCATCATTAGAGCCAGTGAAACTACAATTCTGAGTGAGACGGCTACAAGAGTGGATTCTCAGATTTGTCTGCATCCGTGTCCACTGTTTTATGGACGCGAGTGGATTCTCCGCATCTGAGTCAAACCACAGTGAAGTGTATCAATTACACTTGGAACAACATGGAACTAtttcttatttacatttaattacgTCTGACGACGCTCTTGCTAAAGCAGTTAGGCCGCTCACGCGAGAGAACGTGGCGGAAAATAAATGGAACATTAGCACCGTAGTCAAGATCAAGCCAAAGCACTGTTTCCACCAGGTGGAACAGTGCGGTTCCGCTTGTCATGGTagagtttggaatggtaaagcctggtctggtttgtgtttccactgcaggaTTTGTagactgaaccaaactgtactATATTATGTTGGCaacccatggccaagtggaagggaattgggctcaAATTCTCAAATACTGGGACAGGTCCCTGAGCAACATACCTAACCCAACCCCAGTGCTCCTGCACCCTGCTTTGAATGCACTGGTGTATAAAAGGGAtaaagggttaaatgcagaggtgtgtgtgcaaaaaaaaacctaattctAAACAGATCTTATCAAGAAAAGACTTGTAATGAGACTTAAACCGGGTATATTAGCTGTATAGTCGGCCAGCAGCGGCCCGCAgtccacatgtggccccccagTCTATTTAATGTGGCCCATCACTTATGGAGCTTTGGAGCCGAGCtgagtcatgctagaactgtataatggaaaggCGTCATTAGTATATTGCTGAACATTGCATCATAatatggttttttttattgtgagcTATATGTcgttccacatcaaaacaaaagcttttattttgaaattctgcaaaaTATTGTCAAAAATTGTGATATTGGGTTATAATTTTAATCTCATGTCTCCATCTGTATTTTTCCTCTTGACTGACTTGACTGACCCTTGACCCTCCTCTcgttggcccccaggtcatttgcgTGTGAGACCTCTGGTCTGCACAGTCACAGAATGTGGAGGtagtcacatacagtatgtcctcAAAGGTTCTGAGGGCACAAAATGGCTCCAGGGAGAAGCAAAAAGACGAGAGAGACTTCAACTACAACTCAAAGGAGATGGGGACAAACACAATGGGCATCAAAATGATGAACAAAAGGACACAATAAAGTGAGAAAGTGGGAAGTTTGTATCAACAGAGcgacacagagtgacacaggAAATGGTCTGAAAAACACAAGATTTGGTGAAattcaattcattaaaaaaaaaaaagtaagttgAATATTTAACCTCTTATTTACCCCACAAATACAACTTGGTTGTTGtcagaaaacacaatttatacCGAGGACAGGATATATTTATCCAGATGATTAATTCACTGAAACTGGACTGCAGAGACAGCTTAGCAGAGAGTCggggtttatttttgtgtttgattttgttttattgtccgTGTATTTTTACTTAGgcatctgtttttgtctctgaatTGCACTTAAAATCAAAACAGCTGTCCTAACCTCATTAACTTGACTTTAATCAAACCACAGGAgccggggggaaaaaagaaaaagaaaactttgtTTGGCTCAGCAGATCTGATTCTCATTAACTAAGACCAACATACTTTTGTCTCCACTCCACTCAACAAGCCCTCAACTTAAAACAACTTTCACACATCAGTGCAACTTCAGTAGTGATGACATacgttgtttttataaaaacttACTTATTAGTTGTTTTTAATACGATTAGAGTAATATGTAATTgtgtataatatgtaatattcaCAGTAACTTGGAACTGGAACGGTTATAtgaatgtagtggagtaaaaagtAATTTTCCCTTTGACATTAGTACCACAATAAAAGTACCTCAAATCTGTACTCAGTACTTTATAACACcttctgtgtgagtgttttcacCTTTAGTCGTTTCTTATATAACAGTGCGATACTGCCACCTTGTGTTCAGTCTCAGGACAGAGCCACGTGAGGTACAGTGACTTTAAACCAACCTGTTTTACTCTAGTTTACAGGGCTGCAACTGTTTATCAATTACTAACCAACCACTAAAATTGTTGCCATaatcattttgaatttatttattactcAAGTCTTTTTGCTTCACTATGACAGTAAACTCAATATCTTAGGTTTAGGATCAACATCAGTCGACATTATTCACTATTTTCTGGGTGAATGATTTATTAAGGGGCCACACCCCTTCCAGCCTGAGTGCACCAGCTGAGGGTGATCTGCTAATCACACACCGGCAGATTCACTGCAGAGCAAACAGTTTGAGAAGTGACATGAACCGAGGATCCAGAATAACGCTTGTTCAAACAAGGAACAAGCAACCGGTGAGCTTCTGCCTGGTTTTTTGGGGTGTAACTGGgttttgttgttcatgttgCTTGTGGTTAAAGGgtgtaaatgcaaatgttatttaaaatataactaAACTGTGATGCAGACTTACCTTAAAAACAATTGGGTAGTTACATTACTTAAATCATTAGACCTTACTTTTACAGTTTAAATGCTTTGGAACTTGCTTCTACTTACATGATGCATTTGTGGTCATTTATAAGTGGAGCATTTAAATCTCAATGTTTGCTGTACGTGCACTAAAAgtgatgtttgcatgtgttttaaaggtttaaagcaATGCTTCAAAGTGCTTGAAAGTGATCGATGAGTGAAAACTTCCTAAACTGTTATCCTTTCAAATGGGgaattttgaatatttaaaactaATGATGATATTAGAggataatgaaaacaatgttACTTGCAGCCCAAACTGTCATTTAGTGTAATTTGTGTTGAGGACAATTTCATCTCCTTTCTTTAATCTGGGAAATTTTAAAATGCTTCTGAAACAAGATTTTGTTTGACTTGTTACCTTTTCAGTGAAATCACATACGTTTGaattttcttgtgttttaagAAGCAAACGAGACAGACCTCATATTCATggcattatttatttgaagCTACAGCTCCTCTGAAGAAAAGCAAGTCATTGCTAATAAAAAGGTGCAATCGTTACATGAGTTGTACCTGGAGGGAATATTGACTGGGCCCTGGTTCAGCTTTGATGATTTAAGCACAAAGCTACTGTTGGTTATACAACATGAGGCCAGGTAACAGTAACGGTGGATGCCATGTCGACAGGCACTAGTACAGACGGAGGcacagggaacacacacacctttatttTCTGCAGTGGGTTAGCGTTGTGCTGTCGCTATGCTAACTATGCTTCATCAGCACCGACTATCGCTTAAAAGGAACATTCTCCCGACttttcaagtaaaaataaatctatgaAAACAGAGCGGAGGAGAAGTTGCAAGAATTAGGTCAGATTGTACACGACTGGAATGAAGccttgtcatttgtctttgggCATTTCCTACCAAGCACAACAGTTTCTACCTCACAGATGCAGCACTGTGGACGTTCCTTCATTGCACTTTGTTACatcttttatatacagtaagaGTTGTCAGTTGTCTTCAGCGGCTCGTGTTGAAATGATGCAGACGAGCTCAGTGTCGACAGTTATCTGCTAAAAATACGCCATTACAACGTGAAGGTGAGAGAATATACACGTCTGTGTGCGCGTGGGAGCAGCTTTATACTCCACAGAGGTGGAGAGTGAAGCCCGAGACTCACTGTTTAGTATAAACGACTGTACATGATTAAACATATGAACAGAGGACATAAAGAAATGGACAAAATGTACATTAATGAATGGCTTTTCCCTTTTATAACCAGGAGATCTGCCTGGTCAGTTTAAAGTGTCCTGGTGAGGAGACAGAGGTTTGAATACTACGTGTGCACAAGGTCCTTGTGTAGTGTAGAGTGCAGGGGTCCGATGATCTTGTACAGCTTTGTCGAGAGCTGATGAGCCGTCGTGGTGAGACAGGTTTTCATCTGCGTGATCTATGAGGTGCTTTCTGGAGAGGCAACTCTTTGGCGTGCAGTCCTGGGGCGACTGCGAGCCGGGGCGTTAGTGGGACGTTCGCTCTTGGTTTCGGACGGCTGACTGTCAGCCTGTGGGGTGCTGGCGTCCCCGACGAGTTCACGCAGGAACTTGAATTTGGACAAGAACAGCTGCCAGACTACATACCAACCTGCAGAGGGAGAAGAATAGAATTTAGGGTCATGTCAATCTGTGATCATGGGCATTTAGAAAGACGTGACTAGAAGTTGTTCTTAATATATACATGCTGATgttatgagttaaactcataaGAAAAATTGACAATTTGCTGATATGTCGAATAAACCTGGGACATATAACAGAGCTTTTTCACAACTGCATTCATAATCTCCCTGAATGTGTTCAAAAGTGATTGAGAATATAGCATTCATTATAGCAATGCAGAATTATTAATCTCTAACATGTATCTGTATCTCCTGACCAGTTTCCCCAGGTTAAATACAGGCTGtctatccattcatccatgTATTTATCTATAAGCTCTATAATCATGTATTTTTACATCATGATTCAACTCCAAACATGACCCAGAATCATAAAGAGCTTCATGATCTGAAGTATAACAAGGAGTAAAGACGATAGTAAATAACTCGACAAGAGTCACAACCCTTGCTTTACTTTCATTGCTGAGCACTTGACACCTGTATAGATCAGAAACAATGTTATTTCCTTTCTCGGGGGTTCTTACGATCATGACAGTGACGGTAAAAAGAGGAACCAGAGCTCAGAGAGGTGAAGGAACTGATAATGATCTGGCTTCTGCTCAGCAAAGGATATAAATAGAAACTCCTTCCTGAGACTTGTGGGCACTCAATACACTGACCTGTCATGAGGCAACATGAAAAGGAGAGTTAAGCATTTTTTAACTGTCACACTATTGATTCCTCACTTTGCCATATTTCATCTATTTCGTTAAATGTTGTTACATGTCTTTTAATTGCTATAGCAGTTGTACGTACTATAACATTTCTAACCGTTTACTGGAATTTCTGTAACaccaattattattttgaatgtgtaaaccagacatttccaTGAAATATTATGCCCTCATTGGGAACTTTACTAATGAAATGGCAGGAGTAGAACATcgtgtggtctgctgctgcgGTCCATTGGCTTCAACGTGCACAacatgtt from Solea senegalensis isolate Sse05_10M linkage group LG20, IFAPA_SoseM_1, whole genome shotgun sequence includes the following:
- the smim13 gene encoding small integral membrane protein 13, with the protein product MWQSVGLTLLVIVATLVCALLFMMFGWYVVWQLFLSKFKFLRELVGDASTPQADSQPSETKSERPTNAPARSRPRTARQRVASPESTS